One segment of Mus caroli chromosome 6, CAROLI_EIJ_v1.1, whole genome shotgun sequence DNA contains the following:
- the Cd8b gene encoding T-cell surface glycoprotein CD8 beta chain — MQPWLWLVFSMKLAALWSSSALIQTPSYLLVQTNHTAKMSCEVKSFPKLTSIYWLRERQDPTKDKYFEFLASWSSSKGVLYGEKVEKKKNIILESSDSSRPFLSITNVKPEDSDFYFCAMVGSPKMVFGTGTKLTVVDVLPTTAPTKKTTLKMKKKQCPFPHPETQKGLTCSLTTLSLLVACILVLLASLGVAIHFYCVRRRARIRFMKQFHK, encoded by the exons ATGCAGCCATGGCTCTGGCTGGTCTTCAGTATGAAGCTGGCAG CTCTCTGGAGCAGCTCTGCCCTCATTCAGACCCCTTCATACCTGCTGGTTCAAACCAACCATACGGCAAAGATGTCCTGTGAGGTTAAAAGCTTCCCTAAGTTAACAAGCATCTACTGGCTGCGGGAGCGCCAGGACCCCACCAAGGACAAGTACTTTGAGTTCTTGGCCTCCTGGAGTTCTTCCAAAGGAGTTTTGTATGGTGAAaaagtggaaaagaagaaaaatataattcttgAGTCTTCAGACTCAAGCCGGCCCTTTCTCAGTATCACGAATgtgaagccagaggacagtgacTTCTACTTCTGCGCGATGGTTGGGAGTCCCAAGATGGTCTTTGGGACAGGGACGAAGCTGACTGTGG TTGATGTCCTTCCTACAACTGCCCCAACCAAGAAGACGACcctgaagatgaagaagaagcaATGCCCGTTCCCCCACCCAGAGACCCAGAAGG GCCTGACATGCAGCCTTACTACCCTCAGCCTGCTGGTAGCCTGCATCCTGGTTCTGCTGGCATCCCTCGGAGTGGCCATCCACTTTTACT gtGTGCGGAGGAGAGCCCGAATTCGCTTCATGAAACA GTTTCACAAATGA